A portion of the Glandiceps talaboti chromosome 13, keGlaTala1.1, whole genome shotgun sequence genome contains these proteins:
- the LOC144445081 gene encoding U11/U12 small nuclear ribonucleoprotein 25 kDa protein-like gives MDPGPSSSSSKVNTINVVQHTSTDSVLAMQEDTSELSHKEAMEIVREGMKTILQDPLLAGLPTDVTPEEVTSQIALEYGQAMTVNVRKHTGETVPVVVLQGATVLDLKNAIKRHFTMKLTREGRKKQISWRYIWKTYWLVFDGERLSENHKKIKEYGIKNQSEVKFVKRYREN, from the exons ATGGATCCCGGACCAAGTTCAAGCTCCAGCAAAGTAAACACGATAAATGTTGTGCAACACACGTCAACTGATAGTGTACTTGCAATGCAGGAAGACACGTCAGAACTTTCACACAAAGAAGCCATGGAAATCGTACGGGAGGGTATGAAAACTATCTTACAGGACCCATTATTGGCTGGATTACCTACTGACGTCACACCCGAAGAAGTAACGTCTCAGATAGCGTTGGAATATGGACAGGCTATGACTGTGAACGTACGAAAACATACTGGGGAAACTGTCC CTGTTGTTGTGCTGCAAGGTGCTACAGTACTGGATTTAAAGAACGCTATCAAAAGACACTTTACTATGAAACTAACAAGAGAAGGAAGAAAGAAACAGATCAGTTG GAGGTATATATGGAAAACCTATTGGCTGGTGTTTGATGGAGAAAGGCTGAGTGAAAATCACAAGAAGATCAAAga GTATGGTATTAAGAACCAAAGTGAAGTGAAGTTTGTCAAGCGCTATAGAGAGAATTAG
- the LOC144444654 gene encoding DNA-directed RNA polymerase III subunit RPC10-like: MLMFCPTCANVLVAEEGEKCYRFACNTCPFVHNVNRKISSRKYPKLKELDDVLGGAAAWENVDSTEETCPKCEHSRAYFMQIQTRSADEPMTIFYKCCNPQCGHRWKD; encoded by the exons ATGTTGATGTTTTGTCCAACATGTGCCAATGTCTTAGTAGCAGAAGAAGGTGAAAAATGTTACAGATTTGCCTGCAACACATGTCCATTTGTACATAACGTCAACAGAAAG ATCTCTAGCAGGAAATATCCCAAACTAAAGGAGTTGGATGATGTTTTAGGAGGAGCAGCAGCTTGGGAAAATGTGGACTCCACTGAAG aaaCATGTCCCAAGTGTGAACACTCGAGGGCGTACTTCATGCAAATTCAGACCAGATCGGCAGATGAACCCATGACAATCTTCTATAAATGTTGTAACCCACAGTGTGGTCATAGATGGAAAGACTAG
- the LOC144445087 gene encoding lipid droplet-associated hydrolase-like, translated as MAYTEDTPCYSEYLMVNGVNTHVLKYDCERKESLYKIETSPSAHCKDHDVLALLIPGNPGVVGFYELFMETLYDASGRSVPIWAISHAGHEITPDMKKVHWNFSSGNDEKYNLEGNIQHKVEFIKKYVPPKTKLVLIGHSIGCYFILEILKRMPQINVLKCILLYPTIEGMWESPKGLWMGTTVVYLRWLVLLPVILASYLSPHVQWSLIQWYFKGRKVASCTYNAAMNLFNPFCVSNQTYMAACEMREVVSPDLETIRNHLHKLLFYYGASDHWCPVSYHHKMKLNFPHGDIRLCEKGFDHAFCLESSVEVAEMVWSWLKNDVTKIHK; from the exons ATGGCATACACTGAAGATACCCCATGTTACTCCGAGTATCTAATGGTGAATGGTGTCAATAcacatgttttgaaatatgacTGTGAGAGAAAGGAGAGTTTATATAAAATAGAGACCTCACCAAGTGCACACTGTAAAGATCATGATGTACTAGCACTTCTTATACCAG GAAATCCTGGTGTGGTAGgattttatgaattatttatgGAGACACTATATGATGCAAGTGGTCGATCTGTACCTATCTGGGCTATTTCACATGCTGGCCATGAAATTACACCAGACATGAAGAAAGTACACTGGAATTTCA GTTCTGGTAATGATGAGAAATATAATTTGGAAGGTAATATCCAGCATAAGGTAGAATTTATCAAGAAGTATGTACCACCTAAAACCAAACTTGTTCTCATAGGTCATTCTATAG GTTGCTACTTCATCCTAGAAATCTTAAAGAGAATGCcacaaataaatgttttgaagTGTATCCTGCTATATCCAACAATAGAGGGAATGTGGGAATCTCCTAAAGGACTATGGATGGGTACTACAGTAGTTTACTTACGCTGGCTTGTTTTACTGCCTGTTATATTAGCATCCTACCTCTCACCACATGTACAATGGAGTCTTATACAGTGGTATTTCAAAGGACGTAAG GTTGCTTCCTGTACCTACAATGCTGCTATGAATCTGTTCAACCCATTCTGTGTATCCAATCAAACCTACATGGCAGCATGTGAAATGAGAGAAGTTGTCTCACCAGACCTGGAGACTATACGCAACCATTTACATAAGCTTTTGTTCTACTATGGTGCTTCAGACCACTGGTGTCCCGTCAGTTATcatcataaaatgaaattaaacttTCCCCATGGAGATATACGGCTTTGTGAAAAGGGATTTGACCACGCATTCTGTCTGGAATCCAGTGTGGAGGTAGCAGAAATGGTTTGGAGTTGGTTGAAAAATGATGTAACAAAAATCCATAAATGa
- the LOC144444535 gene encoding ubiquinol-cytochrome-c reductase complex assembly factor 1-like produces MSTLSAGVRYLAISTFRNVSSRSTCKVNSVINIREKLVYLYPTSWLSTSCTCMLSNTSTSQINLVRRISASSYLQSPQNQMILEEKPSLFTRFKEGIGLNSMKYNKFKMRVAGRNMYASCVEGVDIEKIFKVCNLPDTFFSWFLVTQLHVWMCMVRLKQEGKEGKYMKHYLILSMWHDIQARGKVLGVNSVKMKLNLRNMLDQFQGVLFAYDEGLMSSDRALAGALWRNVFIRECDDAQQLVNMVEYVRQQVQYLDSLDSSKLLVIGRIKWKPFQGEVPTTTKPHRKQQHQTDPMEIPSHVDKIRSVDAQ; encoded by the exons ATGTCTACCTTGTCTGCGGGCGTACGCTATCTGGCGATCTCAACGTTTCGAAATGTTTCAAGCCGGTCAACATGTAAAGTTAACAGTGTCATCAACATTAGAGAAAAG CTGGTCTATCTCTATCCCACATCCTGGCTCTCCACGTCATGTACCTGTATGCTATCAAACACATCAACTTCACAGATAAACTTAGTCAGAAGGATTTCAGCATCATCATACTTGCAG AGTCCTCAAAATCAAATGATACTGGAAGAAAAGCCGAGTCTTTTTACAAGATTTAAAGAAGGAATTGGTCTGAActcaatgaaatacaataaattt AAAATGCGAGTGGCAGGACGTAATATGTATGCTAGTTGTGTTGAAGGTGTTGATATCGAAAAGATTTTTAAAG TATGCAATCTACCAGACACATTCTTCTCATGGTTTCTAGTAACACAACTACATGTCTG GATGTGTATGGTGAGACTGAAACAAGAAGGAAAAGAAGGCAAATACATGAAACACTACCTCATTCTCTCTATGTGGCATGATATTCAGGCAAGGGGCAAAGTTTTAGGG GTAAATTCTGTCAAAATGAAGTTAAATCTTCGAAATATGTTGGATCAGTTTCAGGGTGTGCTGTTTGCATACGATGAG GGATTGATGTCTAGTGACAGGGCACTAGCAGGAGCTCTCTGGAGGAATGTCTTTATTAGAGAGTGTGATGACGCACAGCAACTAGTTAACATGGTGGAGTACGTTAGACAACAG GTACAGTATCTAGATAGTTTAGATTCTAGCAAACTTCTGGTAATTGGCAGGATTAAATGGAAACCATTCCAGGGTGAAGTACCAACAACAACTAAACCACATCGCAAACAGCAACACCAAACAGACCCCATGGAAATACCAAGTCATGTAGACAAAATCCGTAGTGTAGATGCACAGTGA